A stretch of Brassica napus cultivar Da-Ae chromosome C6, Da-Ae, whole genome shotgun sequence DNA encodes these proteins:
- the LOC106445400 gene encoding NAC domain-containing protein 17: MADSCLKGGKFSAPGFRFHPTDEELVMYYLKRKICKRRLRVNAIGVVDVYKLDPEELPGQSVLKTGDRQWFYFTPRNRKYPNAARSGRGTATGYWKATGKDRVIVYNSRSVGLKKTLVFYRGRAPNGERTDWVMHEYTMDEQELGRCKNAKEYYALYKLFKKSGAGPKNGEDYGAPFQEEEWVDDDYEVAVPEEPVVRFEDTPRVDNATLFNPVNVQLDDIDEILNGIPYAPGVPQTCFNGLASSFPQFVNNSSGEFLPNVQPYNMPSTFESTEVTSVPNDSGVGPFVFEQEDYIEMDDLLTSELGASSTEKPEQFLDPGEFREFNEFDQLFHDVSMFLDMEPILQGTSADPSSLSNFAHTSDQEDQSLYQQFQDQTPENKLNNIMDPNPNLSQFTDNLWFQDDYQAVLFDQPQSIISGAFASPSSGVDVIPGSTNLTTSVTAQDQEGENGGGGTSPFSSALWAFMDSIPSTPASACEGPINRTFVRMSSFSRMRFSGKANGTPATTTVVAKKRSRNRGFLVLSIVGALCAIFWVFIATVRASGRPVFS; the protein is encoded by the exons ATGGCGGATTCGTGTTTAAAAGGAGGCAAATTCAGTGCGCCAGGGTTTCGATTTCATCCGACAGATGAGGAGCTGGTGATGTATTATCTGAAGAGGAAGATTTGCAAGAGAAGGCTTAGAGTCAATGCAATCGGCGTGGTCGATGTTTACAAATTGGATCCTGAAGAATTGCCTG GTCAATCGGTGCTAAAGACGGGAGATCGACAGTGGTTTTACTTTACTCCAAGGAACAGGAAGTATCCAAACGCAGCTAGGTCTGGTAGAGGCACAGCAACTGGGTATTGGAAGGCCACAGGGAAAGATCGAGTCATCGTCTACAACTCGAGATCGGTAGGACTCAAAAAGACACTTGTTTTCTACAGAGGTCGTGCTCCTAATGGTGAGCGTACTGATTGGGTGATGCACGAGTACACCATGGATGAACAAGAGCTCGGCAGATGTAAGAACGCCAAG gagtATTATGCTCTTTATAAGCTGTTCAAGAAAAGTGGGGCTGGTCCCAAAAACGGTGAGGATTATGGTGCTCCCTTCCAGGAAGAAGAATGGGTCGATGATGATTATGAAGTTGCTGTTCCTGAGGAACCTGTGGTTCGTTTTGAAGATACTCCTCGGGTGGATAATGCTACACTTTTCAATCCTGTCAATGTTCAGTTAGATGATATCGACGAGATTCTCAATGGAATCCCATATGCGCCTGGGGTTCCTCAAACATGTTTTAATGGCCTTGCTTCTAGTTTTCCCCAG TTCGTTAACAATTCTTCTGGAGAGTTCTTGCCAAACGTCCAGCCATACAACATGCCCTCGACTTTTGAGTCTACTGAAGTCACGTCAGTTCCCAATGACTCTGGTGTGGGGCCTTTTGTGTTTGAGCAGGAAGATTACATTGAAATGGATGATCTTCTGACCTCTGAACTCGGAGCTTCTTCAACTGAGAAACCCGAACAGTTCCTGGACCCTGGTGAATTTAGAGAGTTTAATGAGTTTGACCAGTTGTTCCATGACGTTTCCATGTTTTTGGATATGGAACCTATTCTTCAGGGAACTTCTGCTGATCCTTCTTCTCTGAGTAATTTTGCTCACACATCAGACCAAGAAGACCAATCCCTTTATCAACAGTTCCAGGACCAGACCCCTGAGAACAAGCTGAACAACATCATGGATCCTAACCCAAATCTCAGTCAATTCACTGACAATCTCTGGTTTCAAGATGATTATCAAGCTGTTCTCTTTGATCAACCGCAATCTATTATCTCTGGAGCATTTGCTTCACCTTCATCAG GTGTGGATGTGATTCCCGGTTCCACAAATCTTACTACGAGTGTAACTGCTCAAGACCAGGAAGGCGAAAATGGTGGTGGTGGAACAAGCCCGTTCTCATCGGCCCTGTGGGCATTTATGGACTCGATACCTTCAACGCCAGCCTCTGCGTGCGAGGGTCCTATTAACCGGACATTTGTGCGTATGTCTAGCTTCAGCCGTATGAGGTTCAGTGGAAAGGCTAATGGAACGCCAGCGACCACTACCGTAGTAGCAAAGAAACGTAGCAGAAACAGAGGGTTTCTTGTCTTATCAATAGTGGGTGCCTTGTGTGCCATCTTTTGGGTGTTCATAGCCACGGTTCGAGCGTCGGGGAGACCCGTCTTCTCGTAA